The region GCTCTGCGTGGGTGGGCGACATGATGTCGAGTTTCAGCTCGGACGGCGCCACATCGAGATCACCCTCCAGGACCAGACTGACCTCCCGGGTGAGTTCGTCAATACTGAACTCGGCCGACAGGTTCAGTTCCTCGGCCAGGCGATCGCGACCCAGATGCATATTGATCGCGCGGCCTTCCTTGTAATAGTTGTCGCGAACCATGCTGTCCTGGTTAAGGATTGACACATAGAGCAGCCCGAGCCCGAGCACGACCGAAAGACCAAGAATACCAATGATGAACCAGGGCCAGAACTGCTTGTACCAGGGTTGAATATCGTCGTCTTCGTGCATCGGTTTACCTTAAAGTGGGGCCCATGAAGCGGCTTTCTGCTTCAGCGCTGATGTCCGGGTCGTCCAATGCGGTCACCTGGAAAGTCACCGGAATATTTGTACCTTCCATGGAGGCAGGGTCCAGCTGGACACTGACCGGAAGTTGAAGCATCGAGCTTGGCTCAACAGCCAGGCGGTTTTCCGCCAGTTCGAGTGTCAGGCCCGGGTGTCCGTCAACAGTCAGGGTGTAGGTTTGTTGCTGCTGGCTCTTGTTGAACAGCTTGATGATATACACGTTCTCGATGTTTCCGCCCCGTGCTTCTCGAAACAGAACGTTTCGGTCGCGCTCAACATCCAGCGACACCTGAGCCATATTGGCTACGGTAGCAATGAACAGGCCGATCATGATCAGCAGGGCGGCACCGTAGCCCAGCAGACGCGGCCGCAATACCTTGGTCTTTTCACCGGCAAGATTGTGCTCGGTGGTATAACGGATCAGGCCGCGCGGGTAGTTCATCTTGTCCATGACTTCATCGCAGGCGTCGACACAGGCCGCGCAACTGATGCATTCATACTGCAATCCGTCACGGATATCGATGCCGGTCGGGCATACCTGTACGCAGATGTTGCAGTCGATACAGTCGCCCAGACCTACAGAGGCCGGTTCTACGCCTTTCTTGCGCGGTCCACGCTGCTCCCCGCGGTTAGGGTCATAGGACACGATGAGGGTGTCCTTGTCGAACATCACGCTCTGGAAGCGGGCATAGGGGCACATGTGAAAACACACCTGCTCACGCAGCCAGCCGGCATTGATGTAAGTGGCGGCGGTGAAGAAGAACACCCAGAATGCCGCCCAGCCACCGATCTCCAGGGTAAAGGTATCTACCACCAATTCGCGGATAGGTGTGAAATAACCGACGAAGGTGATGGCGGTCGCGATAGAAACAGCCAGCCATATGCTGTGCTTGGCTGTCCGGCGGGCAAACTTTTCGGCGCTCATGGGCGCCTTGTCGAGCTTGATGCGCGCGTTGCGTTCACCCTCGGTGACGCGCTCAGCCCACATGAAAATCCAGGTCCAGACGGTTTGCGGGCAGGTGTAGCCGCACCAGACGCGTCCAGCGAACACGGTAATGAAAAACAACCCGAAGGCGCAGATGATCAGCAGAAATGACAGCAGGAAGAAATCCTGCGGCTGGAAAGTCGCGCCAAAGATATGGAACTGTCGGGCCGGCAGATCGAACAGTACAGCCTGCCGTCCATTCCACTCAATCCAGGCCGTACCGAAATACAGCATGAACAACGCCGCGATACCCGCCTGGCGAACTTTCTTGAACAGGCCGGTGTAGGAGCGAGCATGGATTTTCGGGCGCTTGGCATACAAGTCGTACGTTTCCACCTTGCCCGAGGTTACATCTTTGACTGGAATCTTTTGAGTCATCTGAGCCTTGGCCGTCTGGGAGGGGGAGGAAACCCGGCCGGAAGAAGATCCGGCCGGGATGGCTTTCCGCACGCATAGGATAATGCGGGGCAGCTCGAGGTACTATGCGACCAGTAGTCGCAACCGCTTACCGGCCTTTAGGGCGGCCAGTGTCAGATACTTCACCTTCTTCCTGGGACAGGCTGTAGACATAAGACGCCAGCATGTGGATCTTGTCTTCACCCAGGTGTGCTTGAGCAGGCATGTTGCCGTTGCGGCCATAGCGCAACGTGTGCTGAACCTGAAGCAGGCTTGAGCCGTACAGCCAGATATCGTCAGTCAGGTTGGGCGCGCCAAGCATCGGATTGCCTTTGCCTTCCGGACCGTGGCAAGCCACGCAGTTGGTCTGGAACACTTTCTTACCTGCTTCGAGATCAACATTCTCGGTCTCGAGGCCAGCCAGGCTGCGCACATAGCCAGCGGTGTTACGTACGCCAGCTTCGCCGATGACAGCCAGCCACGCAGGCATCGCAGCCTGACGGCCTTCGCGCAGAGTAGTCTTGATCTGATCGACGCTGCCGCCCCAGATCCAGTCATTGTCGCTCAGGTTCGGGAAGCCGAACGCACCGCGTGCATCGGAGCCGTGGCATACCGAGCAGTTGGTAGCAAACAGACGCTGGCCGATACGCACTGCATCTTCATCGCGTGCCACTTCTTCAACTGGCATATCAACATAGCGGGCGAAAATCGGCGCGAACTGCGCCTCTGCACGCTCGACTTCGTCCTGGTATTGCTCGACCTGAGTCCACCCGAGCACACCTTTCCATTTGCCCATGCCGGGGTAGAGCACCAGATAGACAACGCTGAACACGATAGTGGCGACGAACAGCATGAACCACCAGCGGGGCAGGGGGTTGTCGTACTCTTCGATACCGTCAAACGAGTGGCCTGTTGTCTGATCGGTATGGTCTGCTTTCTGTCCCTTGCGCGTGGCGAACAGCAGCCAGGTAATAAGGATAAGAAAGACCGTGGTGAGGGCGATGATGTACCCACTCCAGAAATTACTCATTTGTCATTGCTCCTGGTGTCATGCTGCTCACGGGCCGTTTTCTCATCGTTCTCTTCATCGGCGAAGGGCAAGTTAGCCGCTTCGTCGAAGTCCTTTTTCTTGTACGAGCTGTAAGCCCATATCACGATGCCGATGAAGGCCACCATCGCAAAGATGGTGGCGATGCCGCGGAGAGTGTTGATATCCATTGGTTGATTACCTGCGGTCGGACAAGACGGTGCCGAGGTGCTGCAGATAGGCGATTACAGCGTCGATCTCGGTAACGCCTTGCACTGCTTCGCTCGCGCCAGCTATGTCTTCATCGGTGTATGGCACGCCCAGCGTACGCAGCACTTCCATCTTGCGGCCAGTATGCTCGCCGTCCAGAACGTTGTGCTGCAGCCATGGATAGGACGGCATCTTGGACTCCGGGACAACATCACGCGGGTTGATCAGGTGAGCGCGGTGCCAGTCGTCAGAGTAGCGGCCGCCGACGCGGGCCAGGTCTGGACCGGTACGCTTGGAGCCCCACAGGAAGGGGTGCTCCCAGACGCTCTCGCCCGCTACAGAATAGTGGCCATAGCGCTCGGTTTCCGAGCGGAACGGGCGGACCATTTGCGAGTGGCAACCTACACAGCCTTCGCGGATATAAATATCCCGACCTTCAAGCTCCACCGCGGTGTAAGGACGCAGTCCTTCAACGGGTTCGGTCGTCTCTTTCTGGAAGAACAGGGGTACGATCTGAGTCAGACCGCCGAAGCTGATCGCAAATACGATCAGCACCACCAGCAGGCCTACGTTCTTTTCTACTATGTCGTGTTTCATCAAATTGCTCCTCAGACCATCTGCGCCGCGGCTTCAGCTTCGGCAACCTCGGACTGGCGGATAGTGCGCCAGACGTTGTACGCCATGATCACCATGCCGATCAGGAAGAATGCGCCACCAATCATGCGGACCACGAAGCCGGGGTGGCTGGCTTCCAGTGCTTCGACGAACGAGTAGGTGAGGGTGCCGTCGACGTTTACTGCGCGCCACATCAGGCCCTGGGTAATGCCGTTTACCCACATGGATACGATATACAGAACGGTACCGACGGTTGCCAGCCAGAAGTGCGCATTGATCAGCCCGACGCTGTACATCTGTTCACGACCGAACAGCTTGGGAATCATGTGGTACACAGCACCGATTGAAATCATTGCCACCCAGCCCAGAGCGCCGGCGTGTACGTGGCCAATGGTCCAGTCGGTGTAGTGGGACAGGGCGTTGACCGTCTTGATGGCCATCATCGGGCCTTCAAAGGTGGACATGCCGTAGAACGCCAGAGCCACGACCAGGAAACGCAGGATCGGATCGGTGCGCAGCTTATGCCAGGCGCCCGACAGGGTCATCATGCCGTTGATCATGCCACCCCAGCTCGGAGCCAGCAGGATAAGCGACATCACCATGCCCAGCGACTGTGCCCAGTCAGGCAGAGCGGTGTAATGCAAGTGGTGCGGGCCGGCCCAGATGTACAGGGCGATCAGGGCCCAGAAGTGCACAATCGACAGACGATAGGAGTAGATCGGACGATTGGCCTGCTTGGGTACGAAGTAGTACATCATGCCCAGGAAGCCGGCGGTCAGGAAGAAGCCCACCGCGTTGTGTCCATACCACCACTGCACCATGGCGTCGGTCGCGCCGGCGTAGGCAGAGTAGGATTTGAGCATGCTGACCGGCAGCGCAGCACTGTTGACGATGTGCAGCACAGCGATGGTAATAATGAAGGCGCCATAGAACCAGTTGCCGACATAGATATGCTTCATCTTGCGCTTCATGATGGTGCCGAAGAACACCACGCCGTACGTGACCCAGACCAGCGCGATCAGAATGTCGATCGGCCACTCAAGCTCGGCGTATTCCTTGGTGGACGTCAGACCCAGAGGCAGGGTGATGATCGCAAGCACAATGACGGCCTGCCAGCCCCAGAACGTGAACGCAGCCAGGCTGTCGGAGAATATCCGTGCCTGTGAGGTGCGCTGAACAACGTAATAGGAGGTGGCCATCAGGGCGCAGCCACCAAACGCGAAAATGACCGCGTTAGTGTGCAATGGACGCAAACGTCCGAAACTCAACCAGGGTAGGTCAAAACTGAGTTGAGGCCAGACCAGTTGTGCGGCGATAAAGACGCCTAATGCCATACCTACAATACCCCAGACCACCGTCATGATGGCGAACTGGCGTACTACCTTGTAGTTATAAGCTGTCGGAGTGGTAGCTGTGCTCATGCGAGATTCCACGGATAGCAATGGGTTAAGGGGGGGCGAAGCGGCCGCAAGTATGAGGAAACGCTGAACTCTTTGCAATGACGCAGGTCAACGTTGGCGGTTGTCTGCGACCTCTCTGCAGGGGTATGAGAAGCGCAACGAGCCCGGACTTTGCCGGATCCTCGAAAGCGGTCTTGCCGGGGTCAAACGAGATCGTACAGAATGGGGCCAGCAAGCCAGCCCATAGGGTTCAGGGCTCACTGAACCTCGTCCGTATTAGTTTTTCTAGACGCTCTGGACGGATTAAAGGGTAATCCCGCACGATCCGCATGTGAACCCCTTGATGGCCGTACGGCTGTGACATCTTGTCGCATCATCGGTAACCCGGAAATCCTATGCCCGCTTCCTTTATATACAACCAGCCTGAAACGCCACGGTGTTCAGGGACCTTGTTACTGGCCCATGGTGCCGGCGCGCCAATGGACAGCCCATTCATGGATCTATTGGCGCAGGGCGTCGCTAAGGCGGGATTAAAGGTAGCGCGTTTCGAGTTCCCCTACATGGCGGTTCGTCGAGAAGACGGCCGCAAGCGCCCGCCGAACCCTATGCCGGTACTGCTTGAAGCATTTCGGGATGCCTACAACACATGCCGGGCCGACAATGATGGTCCGGTGTATGTTGCTGGCAAGTCGATGGGCGGACGTGTGGCCAGCATGCTGGCTGACGAGCTGAAAGCCGGCGGGTTAGTGTGTTTCGGTTATCCCTTTCACCCGCCAGGCAAGCCGGAGAAGACCCGGGTCGAGCATCTACGCGATATCGCGACACCCGCCTTGATTATTCAGGGCTCCCGCGACCCTTTTGGCAAGCCCGACGACGTCAGCGGGTATGCGCTGGGCTCACAGGTCGCGATGCACTGGTTGGAGACGGGCGACCATGACTTCAAGCCTCTGAAAGCCAGCGGCCAGACCCAGCTGGCGCTGATCAGTCAGGCAGTACAGGCCTGTGTCCGCTTCATCTCCCACCCTGGCAGCGCTTAAATCCCCAACGCTGCAGGCAGAACGGCTGCTGACATGGTGCCCCAGCGCCGGCCTTTTACCTCAATCGGGACATACAGCACGAACACGATGGTGGACGTTCCGGGCAGCAGGAAGGTGCCCATATTCATATAGATGCACGAGCTCAGGAAATGCAGGTCGGCAGCGTTAGTCACGGCGAAGCGCTTGAAGTTGCTGCGCGCCGCGTCGACTTTCGGGTCACCGGTAGGGGGTTGTGACGACGCGCTGCGGCTGGTCGGCAAATAGCCCTTATCATTAACCGCCGCCATATAGACGATGCCGTCCTTGCCCCCCTGGTCCCATTCATCCAGCAGCGGCCGGATCTGTTTGATGAAGGCGTCAGCCCAGCTCACGTCATGTTTGGGAGGGTTGGTGCCAGCAATCGGCGTATAGCGCTGATCAAACAGATCGACGCCTGCGTTGGCCAGATCATTCAGTCGATCTTGCACTATCTCCCTGCGCTGCATAAGCCGCTGGGTAACTGCTTCCATGTTCCCCTCGCCGAGACGGAAGCCAGCCAGAGAGCGCAGGGTGAAGTGCGTATTGTCACGCAGGGAGTCGGCCTGGCTGAACGTATCTTCCATGCATTTGCTAATGGTGACGCTGAGCTCGCGAATTTCGCCGCCGTGCTTGAGGGTTTCGGCATTGGTAGCGGTGAGCTCCTCCAGGGCGCTGCTGACCATCAACAGGTCATCGTTGGCTTGCTGGAAGTCCTCCACCATGGCGTTGAACTGATCGGCAGCGGTGCTGACGGCCAGACCAGTGGTTTCGGTCTGTTCGAGCATGCCGAGTGTCTGTTGCTCCGCTCCTGACATGGCCTGGGTCATCTGTTCCATCAGATCTGTGATCTGCTCGGCAGCACTGCCTACCTTGAACGACAGATTGCGTACCTCATCGGCCACCACGGCGAAGCCGCGGCCCTGTTCGCCGGCGCGGGCCGCTTCGATGGCCGCGTTCAGTGCCAGCATGTTGGTCTGTGCGGAGAAATCCTGAACCGTATTGAGAATCTCACGAATCCGGGCGGAAGTAGCGGTCAATGCACTGATGTTGCTTTTGAATCCATTCATCGATTCGCTGACCCGGTGCATATTCAGCCGGGCATCACCCATCTGCTGTTTCGATTCGCGAGCCAGCTCCAGGTTGCGGGTGTTGACCGCAGTAATGTCGGACGCGCGCGAGGAGATATCCTGGAGCGCGACCGTTGTCTGTTCGCTGGCATGAAATATCAGTTCCGATAGCTGTTGTTGAAGACCGGCATCCTTCGCAGCCTTTTCCGCCAGCAGCCGGCTGTTCGCTGATGCCAGGGCGGTTCGCAGGCTATTGGTTTGCAGATCGAGCATCACCGTACGTAACCGCTCGTTCAGTTCATTGAACAGGTGGGCGGCTTCGTTCTGCTGCGCTCCGCTCGCTGCCAGCTCACGTAGATCGATTTGTTTGCTATTGGTTGCGGCCAGGCGTTCGACCAGATCGCCCGCCTGGTGCTGAACTGAGCGCGCCTGCAGGATCAGATAGAAGGCCACCGGGGTGAGCAGAATGGCCATGACCAGGAGCACGCCGTCTGCCAGCCATATGATCGTGCCGGTGAAGAACACTTGGCACAGACACAGCGCCAGGCAAATGCCCGCCCGGGACATACGGGGAAGATTAGGTGCAAGGCCGTTCTTGGGTGCGGTTTCCGTCGCGTTCATATTTTCCTCATAACGCATATTAGGTTGCGTTTTTCGCCTATCAATCGATACCGCTGATTGGGTTTCGCCACTATATAGACGTATCGGCAGGGCAGGAAATAACCGAAGGGGAGGGAATGTATTTTTTTGTTATCCGCTGCGTGACAAATGCTCTGCTCGGGTTGCCGCCCTCATGAATCGGACAATGAGGGCAACCAGAGTGATATCTGGGGGAAGAATATCAACAACGCGGTGGCCAGCAGAAGAATGAAGATAAAGGGTGGCGTACCCTTGATGACGTCGAAATACGGGCGTCGGAAGATGGCCATTGCGGTGAAGATGTCGCAGCCGAACGGAGGCGTGGCAGAGCCAATTGCCGCTTGCAGGGTCACGATGACACCCACATGCACTGGGTCGAGTCCAGCTGCGTCTACCGCGGGTTTGAACAGCGGCGTGAGAATCAGGATGACCACGATGGGGTCGACGAACATGCAGCCGATGAAAAAGGAAATAGCAATCAGGCCAAGCACCAACAGTTGACTGTCGCCGATAGTCTCGATGATCGGCCCAAGTATCGCCTGGGGTATGCCCGCGAACGAGATGGTATAGGTGAATGCCGTCCCGGCTGCTACCAGAATGAAGACCACGGCTGTAATCAGGCCAGTTGAAAGCGCCACATCCCAGATTTCGCTGATCTTGACCGCACGCAAAATGACGATTTCCAGCACCAACGCATACAGCACCGCAATGGCCGCAGCTTCAGTCGGGCTGAAAATGCCCCCATAAATGCCGCCAACCACAACCAGCGGAAAACCCAGGGGCAGTACGGCCTTTTTCATTGCTGCCCAACGAACGGCCCAACCCAAACGGGGTTCAGGTTCGATGCCCATGCGGATCGAACCTATCCAGCAGTACAGCGAAAACATCAGCAGAATCATCAGGCCAGGCAGAATGCCGGCAATGAACAGGTTACCGATCGAAGCGCCGGATACCACGCCGTAAATGATCATGCCGATACTGGGCGGAATCAGCAGCGCGATATCGCTGGCGTTGATGATCAACGCCAGGGTAAAGCTGTCGGAATAACCTTTCTCGAGCAGCTTTGGCCGCATCGGGCCACCCATGGCAACCACTGTAGCCTGCGTAGAGCCTGAAACGGCGCCAAATAATGTACAGCCGGCAGCGGTGGTAATTGGTAAGCCGCCGCGCAGATGACCAACGAAACTCTGTACCAGGTCGAGCAACCGTTGGGAGGTGTGGCCGCGAGTCATGACATCCGCAGCGAATATGAATAGTGGAACGGCAGCCAACGCCCAGGATTGAACGCCGCTGATCATCTGCCCCAACAGCAGGCTGACATTGTTCATGTCGAGTTCAAGAAACAACAACATAAGACTGGCGGCGAGCAGGGGAACCAGCATCGGGAACCCTAGCAGCAGCAATACCACCATAACGATCATTGTCAGGGTCAGCATGGCTTGTGTACCGGGTTACGGAGCTGAGTCGGGCACTTCATCGTAGACTTCTTTCTCATTGAATGAACGGTAGATGCCCTTGGAAAGCATGTTGCGAATTGCAGTCAGCCAATACTGGACGCCCGCCAGAACGAAGCCCAGCGGGGCCATCAGATAGGGAATCCATAACGGGATTTGCAGCGCGGAAGAAGTACGGCCGCGGTTCTGTATCGCCATGACGTAATCCCATGCATGCCAGGCAAAGAAGAACATCAGGGCGCCGGTCGACAGCGAGATGGTGACCAGAAGGATTTTGCGCGGCGTGCCCTTGAGCTGGTCATAGAAGGCCGACATCGAAATATGCCGTGCGCGGCGAACGGCATAACCCAGCCCGGCGAAGGTCATGATGATCAGACTCATCTGAGTCAGTTCCACCTGACCGGTTACCCCGGTTCCGATTAACTGGCGGCCAATTACATGCACAATCAACAGGCCGGCCAGAAACAGCACGCTGCTGCCTAATATGATTTTTTCGATATGTTCCGCTATTCGATCCAGCGCGCGCAGAGCTTTGCTCAGCAATGCCTTGAACGAGTGGCTGTCCGACGTGTCGGCAGGCTCGGGCATCTGTTGATCCTCTCCATGGCCTGGTCAGGCACTACCCGATCGCGGATATGACGTCGGGATATTTACTTTCAATCTGTAGTCCATGCACTGAGTAAAGGATCACGTTGCATGCACTACGAGAATAGTTTCTTTTTTGACCTTAACTCATGACTCGAGTTTTTGCACGACGTGGACATATGACGACCTTGTGATAAGGTTAAAAGCGGTTAACCAGAACAATCGATAAGGAGCGTTCCATGAACTGGCGTAATGGAGTAGTTGGGGCGGCAGCCCTGGTATTGGCGGCGTGTGGTTCGGATGAACCGGAAACAGCCGAAACCGGCCTTGATGCACAACCGGAACCGGGGCAGGTCGAAGTATGGCGAGTTGGCCTTGAAGAGATTGAAGGCAGTGTCCAATACGAATACGCCGCGCAGTTCGCGGAACTCATGAGCGAGAAGACAAACGGCGAAGTTGAAGTCCAACTCTTCCCTTATGGCCAGCTCGGCGGTTTGACCGATATCTATGACCAGGTCCAGGCAGGCTCGATCGAAATGGCGTTTGGCTCCGGCTTTCTTGGCGGGACCGTCCCTGAATCACAGTTGTTCAGCCTGAACTTCGTCCTCACCGATGACGAAAAGCGAAACACCGAAGTTCTTAATCACCCCGATTTCCGCAAGCACCCCGCTCTCATCGAAGCGTTCAACGAACGTGATCTCCAGCCGTTGGCAATTGTGCCGGAAGGTTGGCAGGTGTGGACCGCAAACAAGGCAATCCGTACGCCTGAAGATTTCCAGGGGCTGGCCATCCGCACCATGGATAACCGTCTGCTGAGCGAAACATACAGTGCCTACGGCGCCGACCCGACCACTATGGAATACGGCGAGCTGTATAGCGGCCTGCAGTTGGGGCAGCTGGACGGTAATATTCAGCCGGTATTCGCACATCAGGAAATGGACTTCTATCAAGTCCAGGACTACATGATCTTTGCCAATCAGGCACAGTTTATCGCCACCTTCATGGCCAACCAGTCCTGGTACGAAAACCTGTCTGATGAGCTCAGGGACCTGATCGAAGAAGTAGTGGTGGAACTGGTGCCCTATATTCATGACGTGCAGACGCGTCTGAACACCGAGCGCCTGGATATCATCACCGAGAACAGCGATATCGAGCTGATCTACCTCACCGCCGAAGAGCGTGCAGCCTTCCGCGAGCGCAGTTTGCCGGTTCGCGATGTCTTCGTCGATATGGTTGGCGAGCGTGGTGAAACGCTGCTTAATGCACTTCTCGAGCAGGTAGGCGATGAGTCACAGCAGGAACAGCCCGATGCCGCTGAGGAACCTGAAGCTGAAGCGGGCGAGCAACCTGAAGAGGCAACAGACGAGGCAACAGAAGCAGAGCAGCCTGAAGCGGCGTAAGACGCTCATACCTGCCTGGTTTCGCAGGAGTTCGATCAAGGCCGGCGCACTTTCTCGTGCGCCGGCCTTTTTCATGAGTAAAGCATGGTTGCGCGGTGTCATATTCGGCACAGCGCTTCCCTGGCTGATATTCAGTCAGTAGCATACAAAACTGAAACGTCACAGCATTGGATACCCCATGACCGCTATAGATCGTCCCGCCATCAAACGTGCCCTCGCTCAATATCAGGATCCCTATACAGGGACAGATCTGGTGAGTTCGGGTTGCCTCAAGCAGTTGGATATAGACGGCGGCAAGGTTACGGCGGAGGTGGTGTTGGGTTATGCGGCGGCCGGCATCATCAACGGAATCGCCGAAATGCTCAGAGTTGCCGTTGAGAACGTGGATGGCGTCGAATCGGCCACTATCAACGTGCGCTGCGAGATTGCCGCCGCGCCTGCGCAGGGTTCAGTGGAAGCGCTGCACAACGTCAAGAATATTATCGCCGTGGCATCGGGCAAGGGCGGTGTGGGCAAGTCCACTACTGCCGCCAACCTTGCGCTGGCGTTATCCAGAGAAGGTGCCCGGGTCGGCGTGCTTGATGCTGATATTTATGGTCCCAGCATGGGGCTGATGCTCGGACTGGCAGAGGGCACGCGCCCTGAAGTACGAGACGAAAAGTTTTTTATCGCGCCGACGGCCCACGGTATACAGGTTATGTCCATGGCCTTTCTGGCCGACGCCAAGACCCCCATGGTGTGGCGGGGCCCGATGGTCTCCGGTGCGCTGATGCAGCTGTTGACGCAAACCGCGTGGAACGACCTCGACTATCTGGTGGTGGATATGCCACCGGGTACCGGGGATATTCAACTGACTCTGGCGCAGAAGGTGCCGGTTACCGGCGCCGTCATCGTCACCACACCGCAGGATCTGGCCTTGCTGGATGCCAAGAAGGGCGTGGAGATGTTCCGCAAGGTGAATATTCCGGTACTGGGCGTGGTAGAGAACATGGCCGTGCACGTCTGCTCCAATTGCGGGCATGCCGAGCACCTGTTCGGCGAAGGAGGCGGGGAGCGGTTGGCGGATGAATATGAGGTGGACCTGCTGGCTTCGATGCCGCTGTCCATGATGATTCGCGAACAGGCCGATGGGGGCAAACCCACCGTCATCGCTGAGCCGGACAGCCAGATCAGCATGCTCTATCAGGACATTGCCCGTCACGTTGGCGCCCGTATCGCCCAGCGCGCCGGACATGCCCAGGCCGCTCCGACCATCAGTATCAGCGATGATTGATGGCTGCTCGCCTGCCGACCTTTTGTCGGCAGGCATAACCGGCTAAGATACGGCACCTTTTCTGGTCTTAAAGCAGGACACTCCATGAGCATCAAATCTGACCGCTGGATTCGCCGCATGTCCGAAGAGCAGGGCATGATTGAGCCCTTTCTGGAACGCCAGGTGCGTGGCGAGGAAGGCAGCCGGGTAATCTCCTATGGAGTATCCAGCTATGGCTACGACGTGCGTTGCGCGGATGAATTCAAGGTATTCACCAATATCCACTCGGCTACCGTCGATCCCAAGCATTTCGATGAAGCCAGCTTCGTCGACATCAAGAGTGACGTCTGCATCATTCCGCCGAACTCCTTTGCGCTGGCACGCACCGTGGAATACTTCCGTATCCCGCGTAACGTGCTGACCATTTGCCTGGGCAAGAGCACGTATGCGCGTTGCGGCATTATCGTCAACGTCACCCCGCTCGAACCGGAATGGGAAGGCCATGTAACGCTCGAGTTCTCCAACACCACTACCTTGCCGGCGAAGATCTACGCTAACGAAGGCGTAGCGCAAATGTTGTTCTTCGAATCCGATGAAGTATGTGAAGTGTCGTACAAGGACCGGGGTGGAAAGTACCAGGGTCAGCGCGGCGTAACGCTGCCGCGCGCCTGAGCGCAACCTTCCACCATCGTCTAGTTTGTTTATCGGGCCGAATCGCGCCATGCTGGGTCAAGGAACCTCTGAATAACCACTGCGTTCGGCCA is a window of Pseudomonas sp. gcc21 DNA encoding:
- the ccoO gene encoding cytochrome-c oxidase, cbb3-type subunit II, which codes for MKHDIVEKNVGLLVVLIVFAISFGGLTQIVPLFFQKETTEPVEGLRPYTAVELEGRDIYIREGCVGCHSQMVRPFRSETERYGHYSVAGESVWEHPFLWGSKRTGPDLARVGGRYSDDWHRAHLINPRDVVPESKMPSYPWLQHNVLDGEHTGRKMEVLRTLGVPYTDEDIAGASEAVQGVTEIDAVIAYLQHLGTVLSDRR
- a CDS encoding cbb3-type cytochrome c oxidase subunit 3, which produces MDINTLRGIATIFAMVAFIGIVIWAYSSYKKKDFDEAANLPFADEENDEKTAREQHDTRSNDK
- a CDS encoding alpha/beta family hydrolase, coding for MPASFIYNQPETPRCSGTLLLAHGAGAPMDSPFMDLLAQGVAKAGLKVARFEFPYMAVRREDGRKRPPNPMPVLLEAFRDAYNTCRADNDGPVYVAGKSMGGRVASMLADELKAGGLVCFGYPFHPPGKPEKTRVEHLRDIATPALIIQGSRDPFGKPDDVSGYALGSQVAMHWLETGDHDFKPLKASGQTQLALISQAVQACVRFISHPGSA
- the ccoN gene encoding cytochrome-c oxidase, cbb3-type subunit I, which codes for MSTATTPTAYNYKVVRQFAIMTVVWGIVGMALGVFIAAQLVWPQLSFDLPWLSFGRLRPLHTNAVIFAFGGCALMATSYYVVQRTSQARIFSDSLAAFTFWGWQAVIVLAIITLPLGLTSTKEYAELEWPIDILIALVWVTYGVVFFGTIMKRKMKHIYVGNWFYGAFIITIAVLHIVNSAALPVSMLKSYSAYAGATDAMVQWWYGHNAVGFFLTAGFLGMMYYFVPKQANRPIYSYRLSIVHFWALIALYIWAGPHHLHYTALPDWAQSLGMVMSLILLAPSWGGMINGMMTLSGAWHKLRTDPILRFLVVALAFYGMSTFEGPMMAIKTVNALSHYTDWTIGHVHAGALGWVAMISIGAVYHMIPKLFGREQMYSVGLINAHFWLATVGTVLYIVSMWVNGITQGLMWRAVNVDGTLTYSFVEALEASHPGFVVRMIGGAFFLIGMVIMAYNVWRTIRQSEVAEAEAAAQMV
- the ccoP gene encoding cytochrome-c oxidase, cbb3-type subunit III; protein product: MSNFWSGYIIALTTVFLILITWLLFATRKGQKADHTDQTTGHSFDGIEEYDNPLPRWWFMLFVATIVFSVVYLVLYPGMGKWKGVLGWTQVEQYQDEVERAEAQFAPIFARYVDMPVEEVARDEDAVRIGQRLFATNCSVCHGSDARGAFGFPNLSDNDWIWGGSVDQIKTTLREGRQAAMPAWLAVIGEAGVRNTAGYVRSLAGLETENVDLEAGKKVFQTNCVACHGPEGKGNPMLGAPNLTDDIWLYGSSLLQVQHTLRYGRNGNMPAQAHLGEDKIHMLASYVYSLSQEEGEVSDTGRPKGR
- a CDS encoding FixH family protein, coding for MHEDDDIQPWYKQFWPWFIIGILGLSVVLGLGLLYVSILNQDSMVRDNYYKEGRAINMHLGRDRLAEELNLSAEFSIDELTREVSLVLEGDLDVAPSELKLDIMSPTHAERDRTVTLRRVGANQYAGQLENPLEGRHYVDLSDPLLAGDDGWRLTDELTLAAGQSYTLAPR
- the ccoG gene encoding cytochrome c oxidase accessory protein CcoG; amino-acid sequence: MTQKIPVKDVTSGKVETYDLYAKRPKIHARSYTGLFKKVRQAGIAALFMLYFGTAWIEWNGRQAVLFDLPARQFHIFGATFQPQDFFLLSFLLIICAFGLFFITVFAGRVWCGYTCPQTVWTWIFMWAERVTEGERNARIKLDKAPMSAEKFARRTAKHSIWLAVSIATAITFVGYFTPIRELVVDTFTLEIGGWAAFWVFFFTAATYINAGWLREQVCFHMCPYARFQSVMFDKDTLIVSYDPNRGEQRGPRKKGVEPASVGLGDCIDCNICVQVCPTGIDIRDGLQYECISCAACVDACDEVMDKMNYPRGLIRYTTEHNLAGEKTKVLRPRLLGYGAALLIMIGLFIATVANMAQVSLDVERDRNVLFREARGGNIENVYIIKLFNKSQQQQTYTLTVDGHPGLTLELAENRLAVEPSSMLQLPVSVQLDPASMEGTNIPVTFQVTALDDPDISAEAESRFMGPTLR